The following DNA comes from Leptolyngbyaceae cyanobacterium.
ACCCAGCCCCTAAGCGATAAGCTAAAGGCGTACCAAAAATGAAACCGCGAGATTCCATTCCTACTACGTAATCGATCGCAGGGAAAGTTTCCTGACATTTTTCAGTCAAAATATCGACTGTATAGCGCAACCCTTGAGGGTCTCGCAACAAGGTAGTGATATCTCGAAATAAAATTCCCGGCTTGGGAAAATCTGGAATATCGCGAATCAGTGACTTTAAATCCATAGGCTTTTCATAGAGATCGATCGTGCGTGGGTAGTGGCATCTAGTTAGAGTGGCAAGGGGGCAGGGGGCAGGAGGCAGGGGGAAAG
Coding sequences within:
- a CDS encoding adenine phosphoribosyltransferase is translated as FPLPPAPCPLATLTRCHYPRTIDLYEKPMDLKSLIRDIPDFPKPGILFRDITTLLRDPQGLRYTVDILTEKCQETFPAIDYVVGMESRGFIFGTPLAYRLGAGFIPVRKPGKLPSEVYSVEYELEYGMDRLEVHKDAFQPGCRILIVDDLMATGGTAAATAKLVQQCSCELVGFGFIVELRDLGGRQKLPQVPIVTLVEY